Proteins encoded together in one Labeo rohita strain BAU-BD-2019 chromosome 21, IGBB_LRoh.1.0, whole genome shotgun sequence window:
- the havcr2 gene encoding hepatitis A virus cellular receptor 1 homolog: MIVFFFIISSNIHVTTCSESSKLVVGQVGDTVTLPCKYNINTNGLLNVCWGRHQSWFGCENTVVSSDGLQVTYRESNRFSLASGLERGNVSLTIKAAQKRDAGMYVCRIEIPGLFNDISYNVYLFISNGLDPKRVISETQLMPTTVNQEKQDATDIYMDEAFAVVHTEDTMEKFIINTIRVGAIVFIPGLIIALLIRLRRSGEGTSCRRI; encoded by the exons atgattgtttttttcttcattatctCATCAAATATACATGTAACAA CCTGCAGCGAATCATCAAAACTGGTGGTTGGACAGGTTGGGGATACAGTTACTCTTCCatgtaaatataacattaacacTAATGGCCTATTGAACGTTTGCTGGGGGAGACATCAGTCATGGTTCGGCTGTGAGAACACTGTTGTCTCCTCCGATGGCTTGCAAGTGACATACAGAGAGTCAAATAGATTCAGCTTGGCCAGCGGACTGGAGCGAGGGAATGTTTCACTTACCATAAAAGCTGCTCAAAAGAGGGACGCTGGGATGTACGTGTGCCGTATCGAGATCCCAGGACTTTTCAATGACATTAGTTACAATGTCTATCTGTTTATCAGCAATG GACTGGATCCAAAGAGAGTCATCTCAGAAACACAACTGATGCCTACAACAGTAAATCAGGAAAAGCAAG ATGCTACTGACATTTACATGGATGAAGCCTTTGCAGTTGTCCATACTGAG GATACAATGGAAAAATTCATCATAAATACGATAAGAGTGGGGGCCATTGTTTTCATCCCAGGTTTAATCATCGCACTTCTGATCA GACTGCGGCGCTCCGGAGAAGGCACCAGCTGCAGGAGAATATAA